In Anaerolineales bacterium, a single window of DNA contains:
- a CDS encoding PD40 domain-containing protein, with amino-acid sequence MKRSNAFLSGIILVLGGAVLACDAGFLLSGPGTAPAAAEPVRREAKIPPDAVKMAPATDPNPPRLLSAEFEEPVPAPGLVNTAGAEDSPFILPGGETLYFFFTPDASIPADRHIIDGVTGIYRSRKSGGAWGEAERVLLQDPGKAALDGCEFILGETMWFCTIREGYDGIVWMTAELREGAWRDWRPADFDPDFQVGELHISADGTELYFGSARPGGRGKLDLWVSRMAGGEWQEPANLAPLNTPDDEGWPALSPDGSELWFYRNYGIWRSKREGGVWGEAEQILSTLAGEPTLDRDGNLYFVHHYFEDDRMIEADIYVCYRK; translated from the coding sequence ATGAAACGGAGCAATGCTTTCCTTTCGGGAATCATCCTTGTGCTGGGAGGCGCCGTCCTCGCCTGCGATGCCGGTTTCCTCCTTTCCGGACCGGGAACCGCCCCCGCCGCGGCGGAACCGGTCCGGCGCGAAGCGAAGATCCCGCCGGACGCGGTGAAAATGGCGCCCGCGACGGATCCGAATCCGCCGCGACTGCTCTCGGCCGAGTTCGAAGAACCCGTCCCCGCGCCGGGTTTGGTCAACACCGCCGGGGCGGAAGATTCACCGTTCATTTTGCCCGGCGGTGAGACCCTATATTTCTTCTTCACCCCGGATGCCTCCATCCCGGCCGATCGGCATATAATCGACGGCGTGACCGGCATTTACCGCTCGCGGAAATCCGGCGGCGCCTGGGGCGAGGCGGAACGGGTGCTGCTGCAGGATCCGGGGAAAGCCGCGCTCGACGGGTGCGAATTCATCCTCGGTGAGACGATGTGGTTTTGCACCATCCGCGAGGGATACGACGGGATCGTTTGGATGACCGCCGAACTGCGCGAGGGCGCTTGGCGGGATTGGCGGCCGGCGGATTTCGATCCGGATTTCCAGGTCGGCGAATTGCACATCTCCGCCGACGGAACCGAGTTGTATTTTGGATCCGCGCGGCCCGGAGGCAGGGGAAAATTGGATCTGTGGGTATCGCGCATGGCGGGAGGCGAGTGGCAGGAGCCCGCCAACCTTGCCCCGCTCAACACGCCGGACGACGAGGGGTGGCCGGCCCTCAGCCCGGACGGTTCCGAATTGTGGTTCTATCGCAATTACGGCATCTGGCGGTCGAAGCGGGAAGGCGGCGTTTGGGGGGAGGCGGAGCAGATTCTCTCGACTCTGGCGGGCGAGCCCACCCTCGACCGCGACGGAAATTTGTATTTTGTCCACCATTATTTCGAGGACGACCGGATGATCGAAGCGGATATTTATGTCTGTTACAGGAAATGA
- a CDS encoding PAS domain S-box protein — MLPDYRIRQRDVLLEIIRTITEELDLERVLEKILRISVEILEGEAGIIALPGGTAADSGGWRIAASVGVAPDFLKPLSAVLRELPPADDPKRRLLPQIERRLQQMIRTASLGWLSSLGLPMTARGAVVGAVYVFRAGRALFTDDERALLQAFADQAAVAVANARLFAQVREEKQRLDAILESSAEGIAILGPDDRIQRFNRAIARLAGVGPEQAVGQSHDDVLRFSSPKTGRTLSQAEAGGWPLSGRATLYLEADLLRRAGSPVSVGVTYAPVFAQDRNLLNIVVGMRDLTRFREAEEIKDTFISIISHELKTPVALIKGYASTLRRQDVQWEREVVEDSLSVIEEEADRLTALIEDLLDASRLQAGGLSPNYGEVDLPRLAARAAERLSKQFPDRTIRADFPRSFPAVSADEQRIVQVISNLVSNAVKYSAAGSPVTIRGAAAPAEVTVSVEDEGYGIPPKDLPHVFDRFYRGADSAKRTKGAGLGLYLAKAVVEAHGGRIWIDSEPGKGTRACFTLPRDRK; from the coding sequence ATGCTGCCTGATTACCGCATCCGCCAGCGCGACGTCCTGCTGGAAATCATCCGCACCATCACCGAGGAGCTCGACCTCGAGCGGGTGCTGGAAAAAATCCTGCGCATCTCGGTCGAGATCCTCGAAGGCGAAGCGGGGATCATCGCCCTTCCCGGCGGCACGGCGGCGGATTCGGGCGGATGGCGGATCGCCGCCTCGGTCGGCGTGGCGCCCGACTTTTTAAAGCCGCTCTCCGCCGTTCTGCGCGAACTGCCGCCGGCCGACGATCCGAAGCGCCGCCTGCTGCCGCAGATCGAGCGGCGCCTGCAGCAGATGATCCGCACCGCCTCGCTCGGGTGGCTCTCCAGCCTGGGCCTGCCGATGACGGCCCGCGGCGCGGTGGTCGGCGCGGTGTACGTCTTCCGCGCCGGGCGCGCGCTGTTCACCGACGACGAGCGCGCCCTGCTGCAGGCCTTCGCGGACCAGGCGGCGGTGGCGGTCGCCAACGCGCGCCTCTTCGCCCAGGTGCGCGAAGAGAAGCAGCGCCTCGACGCAATCCTCGAATCCTCGGCCGAGGGCATCGCCATCCTCGGCCCCGACGACCGCATCCAGCGCTTCAACCGCGCCATCGCCCGCCTGGCGGGCGTCGGCCCCGAACAAGCCGTCGGCCAGTCCCACGACGACGTTCTGCGGTTCTCCTCCCCGAAAACCGGGCGGACCCTCTCCCAGGCCGAGGCCGGCGGTTGGCCGCTCTCGGGCCGCGCCACGCTCTACCTGGAGGCCGATCTGCTCCGCCGTGCGGGCAGCCCGGTCAGCGTCGGGGTCACCTACGCGCCCGTGTTCGCCCAGGACCGCAACCTGCTCAACATCGTCGTCGGCATGCGCGATCTCACCCGCTTCCGCGAAGCCGAGGAGATCAAGGACACCTTTATCTCCATCATCAGCCATGAATTGAAAACCCCGGTGGCCCTGATCAAGGGCTATGCCAGCACCTTGCGCCGCCAGGACGTGCAGTGGGAGCGGGAGGTGGTGGAGGATTCCCTCTCCGTCATCGAGGAGGAAGCCGACCGGTTGACCGCGTTGATCGAGGACCTGCTCGACGCATCGCGTCTGCAGGCCGGCGGACTTTCCCCGAACTACGGCGAGGTCGACCTCCCCCGCCTGGCCGCCCGGGCCGCGGAGCGCCTCTCCAAACAATTCCCGGACCGGACGATCCGTGCGGATTTCCCGCGCTCGTTTCCGGCGGTCTCCGCCGACGAACAACGGATCGTTCAGGTGATCTCCAACTTGGTGTCGAACGCGGTGAAATATTCCGCCGCCGGATCGCCGGTGACGATCCGCGGAGCGGCCGCTCCCGCAGAAGTGACCGTCTCCGTCGAGGACGAGGGGTACGGCATCCCCCCCAAGGATCTGCCGCACGTCTTCGACCGCTTCTACCGCGGAGCGGATTCGGCCAAACGCACCAAGGGCGCCGGCCTGGGGCTGTATCTCGCCAAGGCCGTGGTCGAAGCGCACGGCGGCCGGATCTGGATCGACTCCGAACCGGGAAAGGGAACCCGGGCCTGCTTCACGCTGCCGCGGGATCGGAAGTGA